Proteins co-encoded in one uncultured Draconibacterium sp. genomic window:
- a CDS encoding sugar-binding domain-containing protein produces the protein MKLRFIVLFFVLSAITSVAQWKPAGDKIKTAWAEKIDVNNVLPEYPRPLMERADWKNLNGLWNYAITDAGQTQPAQFDGEILVPFAVESSLSGVQKTVGETKELWYQRTFTVPSAWKGKKVLLHFGAVDWKAEVWINDIKIGSHKGGYDAFAFNVTPFITKSGEQNLVVKVWDPSDRGYQPRGKQVSRPEGIWYTPVTGIWQTVWLEPVNEKHITDVVAIPNIDNGSLKVNTSVCGAGVGDVYEVVLKDGNSVVSSGKAVAGQSVQLAVPNAKLWSPETPYLYDLEVKLISNGKTVDAVESYAAMRKVSSKRDENGIVRLQLNNKDYFQFGPLDQGWWPDGLYTAPSDEALKFDIQKTKDFGFNMIRKHVKVEPARWYTHCDEMGILVWQDMPNGDRSPQWQNRKYFDGTENKRSPESEANYRTEWQEIMNEHMSNPSVVCWVPFNEAWGQFKTEEIVEWTKSLDPSRLVNPASGGNHYRVGDMLDLHNYPGPEMYLYDGSRATVLGEYGGIGLALEGHLWATDRNWGYVQFKNSKDVTDKYVEYAEELYKMAKSGFSAAVYTQTTDVEGEVNGLMTYDRKVIKLDENRVRQINQKVCKVLNEK, from the coding sequence GTGTTGCCAGAATATCCGCGACCTCTAATGGAGCGTGCCGACTGGAAGAATCTGAATGGTCTATGGAATTATGCCATAACCGATGCAGGGCAAACACAACCAGCACAATTTGATGGTGAGATTCTTGTTCCTTTTGCGGTAGAATCAAGTTTGTCAGGTGTTCAGAAAACTGTTGGCGAAACAAAGGAGTTATGGTATCAGCGCACTTTTACAGTTCCTTCAGCATGGAAAGGTAAAAAGGTATTGCTGCATTTTGGTGCCGTGGATTGGAAAGCAGAGGTTTGGATTAATGACATAAAAATAGGGTCGCACAAAGGTGGTTATGATGCCTTTGCATTTAATGTAACTCCATTTATAACTAAGTCGGGAGAGCAAAACCTTGTGGTAAAAGTTTGGGATCCTTCAGACAGAGGTTACCAGCCTCGCGGAAAACAGGTAAGTCGCCCCGAGGGAATTTGGTATACTCCGGTTACCGGAATCTGGCAAACAGTCTGGCTCGAGCCTGTAAACGAGAAACACATTACAGATGTTGTTGCAATTCCAAATATCGACAACGGAAGCCTGAAGGTAAATACTTCAGTTTGTGGTGCCGGTGTGGGTGATGTTTACGAAGTGGTTCTTAAAGATGGAAATAGTGTCGTTTCAAGTGGAAAAGCTGTTGCCGGACAATCAGTTCAACTGGCCGTTCCAAATGCCAAATTATGGAGTCCTGAAACTCCATATCTTTACGACCTGGAAGTGAAACTTATCAGCAATGGGAAAACGGTTGACGCAGTTGAAAGCTACGCTGCCATGCGTAAAGTTTCAAGCAAACGCGATGAAAACGGAATTGTACGCCTGCAACTGAATAACAAAGATTATTTCCAGTTTGGTCCGCTCGATCAAGGCTGGTGGCCTGATGGATTATATACTGCTCCATCTGATGAGGCTTTGAAATTTGATATCCAAAAAACGAAGGATTTCGGTTTTAACATGATACGTAAACACGTAAAAGTTGAGCCAGCTCGTTGGTACACTCATTGCGATGAAATGGGGATTTTAGTTTGGCAGGATATGCCAAATGGCGACCGTTCACCACAGTGGCAAAACCGTAAATATTTTGATGGAACAGAGAACAAACGTTCTCCTGAATCAGAAGCCAATTACCGTACTGAATGGCAGGAAATCATGAACGAACACATGTCGAATCCTTCTGTAGTGTGCTGGGTGCCGTTTAACGAAGCCTGGGGACAGTTTAAAACCGAAGAGATCGTGGAGTGGACAAAATCGCTTGATCCAAGTCGTTTGGTGAATCCAGCCAGTGGTGGAAACCATTACCGTGTTGGCGATATGTTAGACCTGCACAATTACCCGGGGCCGGAAATGTATTTGTACGACGGAAGCCGGGCTACTGTTTTAGGAGAGTATGGTGGAATTGGCCTGGCTCTTGAAGGCCATCTTTGGGCCACCGACCGTAACTGGGGTTATGTTCAGTTTAAAAACTCAAAAGACGTAACCGATAAATATGTGGAATACGCCGAGGAGCTTTATAAAATGGCTAAAAGCGGTTTTTCTGCTGCAGTATATACGCAAACCACCGATGTTGAGGGTGAAGTAAATGGTTTAATGACCTACGACCGAAAGGTGATTAAACTGGATGAGAATCGTGTTCGTCAGATCAACCAAAAGGTGTGCAAGGTTTTGAACGAAAAATAG